A region from the Lolium perenne isolate Kyuss_39 chromosome 4, Kyuss_2.0, whole genome shotgun sequence genome encodes:
- the LOC127293150 gene encoding probable ascorbate-specific transmembrane electron transporter 2, which produces MAIGGIIGSHQRHSVVASRVAMFAHLLFLVTAVLMLVWLLRFRGGINIQSEDPDQIFNVHPFVMSWGFILLIGEAILVYTTVPMNHRAQKMVHMLVHMVAFILGVFGVYAAFKFHNAAVAPDLVSLHSWIGIGAISLFALQWLIGFAVFWMPGTHEHTRASAAPLHVAGGLAVFLLAVCAAQTGLVQKGASATPGGTEANLINVTGVFILLYGATVAATVVLRMATRHV; this is translated from the exons ATGGCGATCGGGGGTATCATCGGGAGCCACCAGCGGCACTCCGTTGTGGCCTCGCGGGTGGCCATGTTCGCgcacctcctcttcctcgtcaccGCCGTCCTCATGCTCGTCTGGCTCCTGCGCTTCcgcggcggcatcaacatacagtCCGAAGACCCAGACCAGATCTTCAAC GTTCATCCCTTCGTGATGTCCTGGGGTTTCATTCTTCTTATTGGAGAAG CCATACTGGTGTACACGACGGTCCCGATGAACCACCGGGCGCAGAAGATGGTGCACATGCTGGTCCACATGGTGGCCTTCATCCTGGGCGTCTTCGGCGTCTACGCGGCGTTCAAGTTCCACAACGCGGCCGTGGCGCCGGACCTAGTCAGCCTCCACTCCTGGATCGGCATCGGCGCCATCTCCCTCTTCGCCCTGCAGTGGCTCATCGGCTTCGCCGTCTTCTGGATGCCCGGAACGCACGAGCACACCCGCGCATCCGCGGCGCCCTTGCACGTCGCCGGAGGGCTGGCCGTCTTCCTCCTGGCCGTCTGCGCCGCGCAGACGGGGCTCGTCCAGAAGGGCGCCAGCGCCACGCCCGGCGGCACCGAGGCCAACCTCATCAACGTCACCGGCGTCTTCATCCTCCTCTACGGGGCCACCGTCGCGGCCACCGTCGTGCTGCGCATGGCCACGCGGCACGTCTAG